Genomic segment of Oncorhynchus nerka isolate Pitt River linkage group LG10, Oner_Uvic_2.0, whole genome shotgun sequence:
TCAAATTCTCTCCCCTGCGGTGATTACTCTCCCACTTTGACCTCGTTGTCAGTTTAAATGAGGTTCACGCTCAGTTCAGTTAACccttcaccacacacacagttgCACATACTTCAACACGAagacacagacccagacacacaggcagacagacacacacacacatctacacttGCATGCAGACACACGTGCACACcctagcaaacacacacacacaaatatacactcCAATATACACAGTAATAAGCAGGGGCAGTAAAAACCAAAGTGATGTGGGATGGTATGGATGTGGTATGGGTGTGGCATGAGCATTTCTATTTTTAAGAAGATGAAAGTTATTAAAGTAACTATGACTAAAGATTGGCATGTTCCCCTACAATCAGCAGTCTGACCATAGATTGGGGTTGTCTGGTATATTAGATCTATACAAGTGGGCACTCACTACTCATCAAAATcatgaactgagagagagaatgtgtgtggatGTGCGTTCGTTCGTGTGCACAAACTTGAGGTGTAATTGGCCCTGTCTGCACAGtagcacagaggaggagagaagccAGAATGACCTCATTCATCTGATTGTAAGAGAGCAGCATAGATTCATTGCAGAAAGAGGTGGCCCTACTGACCCAAAGACCTGCCAAAACCTGGATAGCACATCCTGGGGATGTAGGGCGGTATGGGATGGGAGACCAGAGGGGATGGGGGGGTCTCTGGAGACCCAAATGTATTATGACCTTTGACCCCTTACCTCTTGGAGACTCTGTACATGGCCGTGGTGAGTTTCCCAGTTAGGGGGGTCATGTACTGTGGCTGCCCGGGCAcacgagagagagcaagagcgagagcgagagagcgagagagagagagagagagataacacacCAAAACGATAGATGAAGTAGAGGGAAACGGGAagtgaaagaaacagagagaggagagagaaaagcagaTTCGGTCACAAGCGGTTAATGTTATTCCAGCAGTATGCCAGGGGTTGTTTCAGGGCCAGTCCTTTAACCAAGGGTAGTATAACTTAATGGTTTATTCTCTAGTTTAGGAGAATGCTAAACTAGTGTTTACATTAGTGATGAAAGGAACAGAGGATTTGTGAAAAGTACTGCTCCCGACACACCCTTAGTTGGCCAAAAGCAACTACACCTTTTCTCCTCCCACTCCACTGGGTTCACATCCTAGAGAACTCCTGAGCAGAAACACATTTTCACCACAGACAGGACCATACAATCATATCTCCTTATTCATTAGCTTATACTCTGAGCTTCTAGAACACCCCTGGACTATTCTAGAATCTGATTTATGGTTAGACTAAGAAAATGAttcagagagagtgaaggagggttCAGTAAAAGTATGGTTCTGTGCTTCTGCAGAGGAGTCTTCCAgcattggagggagggaggaatacgGTCTGGACTCAGAGGCATAGGCCAGTGGCAGGTGTAAGAGGAGGGGTTTGAGCTGGGGTGTGAATGAGGAGAGGGGTTATGGGTGCTCTCCCTCctgctccacccctcccctcGACACCCTCCTCCCCCCTGCCTGCACCTGGCTACACCTTACCTCTTGCTGATCCTGTAGGGGGCAGTCTCGAGCACACCAGTGATGGGGTTGGAGATGGTGGCCCGGCGGAGCTataaggcagggagagggggtttAGAGGGTACCCTGACACCACCTCCACCCCCCAGACCCTGCTTTGGGTGGGCTAAGAGGGCTCAACCTACCTCCACTTCCATGGCTCTTTGGTATACAcccctcaccacacacactaaaAGCTTGCTGTTCCCTCTGGGAATACGTCCTGTCTAACCATTTATAGCAAAAGTCCTGTGTCTgactgattggatttgaaaaagtCATCAATGTAAGGAAATGCTGTCTTTGAACCTAAATctaatgacatggtgacatgttttcttgaattcatgttagttgataactcaaccaaatgtaaatcaaaactagacgttgaaatgatgtctgtgcccagtgggaagagtGTTTATGTTTAGCATGAACATTTCCTATTCATTCTGTCTACTAGTGGCCTTGACTCTGCAGACACAGCTGCAGCTGGTCAGACAGTTACTAGTACGAGCCTCAGAGCATATCCACAGCAAATCCACTTCTGTAGGACCATGAAACCCTCCCGTCAGACACATCTGTGTGGTCATGACACCCTTCTGAACCCTTATTATCTCaatatagcacacacacactgacagagagtGGAACTCACTCTGGGCTTGGCCAGCTCTTTGACCTTCTCGATCTCGCCGTGAGAGATGATGTCATGGTAGCGGACTATGTAGGGCCGGTCCCACTCATCCTCCTGCTTCACCGGGCTCAGGAGGTACTTGGGGTGACCGTGGTTGTCAAAGTAACGGCAGAAAAGCCGTCTCTGTCTGCGGGGCGTCTACAAGGCAGAGTTGGGGCGGGCGGAGGGAGGTAAGAAGACAGACAGATTGAcacgtacagatgtaggatcttcatttgagtcagtttttatagcaggaaaataatcctgcagtaacaggaaatattcattattatgttgattataatgaatggacatttttgtaggggttgatatatTTTTCGTGTGTAGGTGAGTGAGTAATTCCTCCTCACCAGCTTGATGCCCTCCCCTCGACACAGCATCTCATACATCTTCCTCTCTGGGACAGGCTCCCTGAAGCGCTTCTTCTTCTTGGAGGCATCACTCGTCAGTCTCTTCCTTCGCTCCTTGCCCTCCTCCCGGGCCTTCTGGGCCTCCTGGgcctgggccttcctctgatttATCAGTTGAAACTCAAAGTACTTCAGGTTGCCGTTGGCACGCTGGTGTTCCGGGtctggagtgaggagagagaggggacagtgaGATGGAATACGGATGCTCATACAGTAAACAGACAAGGAAGAGTCATTTAGAATTTTCATCTGGATCTATCTGAATCACTAACTTCAGACCCTACTGCCACCTGGGACATTTCATGAGTAATCCTCTATACCAGTTTATGCTGGGCATACAGGTCAGTAGCTGTTGTTCAATGATTCACCTGGAGGGCATCATATTCCCTCAGCACTCATTAACATTCACAGTGTTACACTAGCAGTTAACCTCCAAGTATACCCAACCCATAACTTAGCTCCTTTAGTGTGCTCTCctttaactctgtcagtgtgtcCTTCAAATCACTCCCGGTGTGACTAGTTTAACTCATTCATTCTGAGCCGCATTAGGGTAACTCACCCAGCATGAGTAGCCTCTTGGTGAGCTCCAGGGCCCTGCCTAGATCCCCCTGCTGGTAAATAGCATAGCTGAGGTAGTCCAGCACGGTGACCTTGTCCACGGTGGACTCCTCTCCTTCGTCCAGCTGCTTCAGGGCCTGCTCCATCCACAGCTCTGTGTGGTAGTAGTCCACCTCGCTGTAGGCAATCTTCCCCAGCTCAAAGCAGTCCTCCACCGTCATAGGGCTCTTGTGCGTCACTCCTGTGGATGAGTCAGTGGTTACAAACTTACAAATTATAAAAGGCCTGAGGTTCTCTCTCTAGCGCTCCCTAACAAATTACCTGGCAGGTCTCCTGTAGAGATGGTGTTGGTATCCAGTCTGTAGGTGTCCTGCAGTCTGAGCAGTGCCTTGGCTGCACCTGTCTGGTCCTCGTCGGTAGGGAAGTGTTGCCTCTGGAGGGTCAGGTTAGAGATGAAgcctgagagaaggacagagatcCTCATTTGTGAGGATGCTCACTGTGAGCATCTAAAAGACAAACAAACATTGCAGCAAATATTTTCTGTTAAAAAACTAGTATCTGTCGTTGCTGCTTTGGGACTACCTTTCAACTTCCTTTTCATCTCTTCTAATGTGAACTTCATAGTGTCATCATATCTAACCTTCCTTGGTGTCCTTCAGCACCAGGCTCTCCAGGTCTCCCCATTCTGTGTTCAGCCTCTTCATCAGTTTGAAGGCGTTGACTGGGTTTCCCAGGAAGCCCTCGGGGTCCTGCATGGCTATGGCTGATAACACATCCAGCTTCTCTGCCCACctaagagagggatgggagaagagACACAATTCagctactctgtgtgtgtgtgtgctgttgctCGTGTGCGTGTGGACACTCACTGTTTAACCTGCTTCAGCTTGTTCTCCTCTGCCGTGATATAATTCTTCAGTGAAGTGACTAAGTCTTTCTCTGTGTACAACAGATCTGTCATGTGACCTAAGGGAGGAAAATACACACATTATCAAACTTTATTTTAAGTTTAGTTAAACCAATCATACATATGATGATAAGGAATACACTGTGTACTATATCTTTCAACTTCTGTGTAGATGAGAAATGAGTAGAAGCCCGTACTTCCGGGTAGATAAAATGCCCAGTATGTGCTTGACAGGGCAGACCCAACACCTGTCTCACAACCATATGACTATGTATCTCATAGGGAAGGGAGGAGTCTCACCGATGGATGTGTAAAAGTCACTGTGGGCTGAAAGAGTCTGGAACAGGCAGCTCAACACCAGTAAATACCACCAACACTGTCGCTCCATCCTGGACAtactgggagagagaaagacagagagatagagaaagatgaggtggcagagagaggaaaagagaggaggccAGAATGAGGAGGAGTGAAAGAAGGACAATGAACGTATATTGTTTGCTCACTCAAACACTCTGTCATCTAATGTACTAGAAATAGTCCTAATCAACAGCGGCGTTCCCTTTTGACAGAATGGTCCAATGATCTACAGGAGAGAATTTCTTGATAAAGAATATAATTGCGAATTATATTTCACAGAATTTCTCCGATACATCTGAAACTTATAGCATCATAGTCCACTGATCTTTTTCCCCCACAGTTTAGACTATCCTGACACACAGGTCAGAAAACACATACAATTAGCTATACCTGTGCTGCCTCTCAAATACTTAAAATAGAAGTGGGAATGGACATTCCTTGAAGGCAGgacaaaccctaaccctggctgTCTGCAGGCTGACACAGCAAGGCCTCAATCCTCAACCCCCAAAGAGTGGTTTCGTCAGTGTGAGGCCGTGGAAGGATAAGCCATGGGGAAATAGCATACAGAAAATAGAAAGGGAGTGTTAgcgagtgagtgtgtgggtgggtgtgtgtgtgcatgcatgcgcgTGTGTTTCAAAGAGAGTAGTCCTCTAAAACAGTATTACATTGAATGACTTCCTCTCTGCCTCACCCAccacactgagatgaatataacCCCTTGGATGTGGCCATAGAGTGACTAGTTTGGCACATGAGCTCTGGAGTTGGCACTGTCATGGCTTTTGCCTGGCTGCCCCTATCTAGACATGACTTAGCCCTGCGGGAGTGGTACTGTGCTCTTCCTACCCCCATAGCGAGCCTCCACTAgtcgtccagtgtgtgtgtgtcagggaagTAGCGTGGGCCTTGTTTGAACAAACATGCCTCTCTATATTGCCCTCAGGGATGGACATGGAGGGGGATGGATGGGCCAGATAGTGGAGGAGGGGACTTCACACATAGATATTACATCTATTCCACAAACACACATCCCTATTAGCCTGGGGTCTTtaaaacacacagacaatacctcatcctgccctccaggacactacctgccctccaggacacctacaccacccgatgttacaggaaggccataacgatcatcaaggacaacaaccacccgagccactgcctgttcaccccgctatcatccagaaggcgaggtcagtacaggtgcatcaaagctgggaccgagagactgaaaaacagcttctatctcaaggccatcagactgttaaacagccaccactaacattgagtggctgct
This window contains:
- the LOC115135054 gene encoding prolyl 4-hydroxylase subunit alpha-1-like, with product MSRMERQCWWYLLVLSCLFQTLSAHSDFYTSIGHMTDLLYTEKDLVTSLKNYITAEENKLKQVKQWAEKLDVLSAIAMQDPEGFLGNPVNAFKLMKRLNTEWGDLESLVLKDTKEGFISNLTLQRQHFPTDEDQTGAAKALLRLQDTYRLDTNTISTGDLPGVTHKSPMTVEDCFELGKIAYSEVDYYHTELWMEQALKQLDEGEESTVDKVTVLDYLSYAIYQQGDLGRALELTKRLLMLDPEHQRANGNLKYFEFQLINQRKAQAQEAQKAREEGKERRKRLTSDASKKKKRFREPVPERKMYEMLCRGEGIKLTPRRQRRLFCRYFDNHGHPKYLLSPVKQEDEWDRPYIVRYHDIISHGEIEKVKELAKPRLRRATISNPITGVLETAPYRISKSAWLTAYEHPMIDQINQRIEDLTGLEMDTAEELQVANYGVGGQYEPHFDFGRKDEPDAFKELGTGNRIATWLFYMSDVAAGGATVFPDVGAAVWPKKGTAVFWYNLFPSGEGDYSTRHAACPVLVGNKWVSNKWIHERGQEFRRPCGLNETA